A region of the Synergistes jonesii genome:
GTAAGTGACGAGCTCGTTGATATCCCTGTTCTTCAGGCGGATGCAGCCGTGCGTCGCCCTGCGCCCGACGGAGCCGGGGTTGTTCGTGCCGTGTATCGCTATCTGCCATTTGTTGTAGAAGGATATCAGCTTCGAGCCGTAAACTCCATCGGAGGGCTCCCCCTCTTCGTTGAACCACGCGGGATCGTATATGAGCTTGCTGGCGTCCTGTATCACGCGGTAGATGGTGAAGGTCCCGGTCGGTGTGATGAGGTCCATGCGCGACGTCTTGACCTTGCCGAGCCCGCGGCCGATCGACACCGGCCAGCTCTTCACCGTCTCCCCGCCGCGGTAAAGCGTCAGCTTCAGCTTCTCTTTATTGATTCTGATCCAGTATTCGCCGTTCTGCGGAGACCAAGCGGCGAAAGAGGGCGCCGCGCAGAGCAGCAATGCAAGGAGCGGCAGCACAAAAATCTTTTTCATAAGGAACACTCCAATTTCTGTGTAACTCGGTATATTATAATACAAAGAGTTCGTATTTGTACTATATACTTTTTTAAAAATACGAATATCCCAACGCGCGGTAAAACGACAAATTTTGAAAAGGCCGACATATTCGGCAACAACGGCTACGCGCAGTACTTCCGCGCGCTTCCTTATGGAGCTGGAGGGGAGGAGTTAAGCCGAAGCTTGCTTCGAATCGACAAGGGCGGGGCTCAATCAAGGTGCCCCGCCCTCACGATGCTGCTTTCACTTTCTTTAGATTTTCCTGCTACTCTGTGTCGAAAGGGGGCGGTTTCTTTTCGCAAGACCTGCCGCCGCCCTTTATCCGAGGAGCTTTGACGCGACAAGCGCCGCCGCCAGCGCGACGCTCAGAGAGAGGAGCAGCGCGCGGCTGAAGCTCTCGGCTTTCCTGACGTCGCTCTCGGAGTACTCCGCCGCGGCGCTCTCGTATCCGTTCCGCACCCTGCTTTCGCGAAGGTCCTGCTCATAGCGGCAGCTTCTAATTTCGATCGGCGTCCTTAATCTCAGTTCCATTTTTACTTCCTCCTTTGTTTTATTATCTTTTACAGCTATAATTTTACAGAGCTTCGCCAAAATGCAAAGCTCAGAGTCTTTTTACTTTGCGCTTTTTGCTTGAGAAATAGAAGTAAACGGGCGAATTCGCTTCAGTTTTTATTTTTGGATTTCCGATGATTTTTGGTACAATATCCTGCAAATTATCTGACTGAGAAAGGAAGGGTATCAATGCAGACGCCGGACGAGACAAACGTAAAAATACTTGAAGAGCTCTTTGGGAACGCGAGAGCCACCTTCACGGAAATAGGGAGAAAGGTCGGTCTCACCGGCACCGCGGTGCGGGACCGCGTAAGGCAGATGGAAGAGGACGATATAATCTGCGGCTACAGGCCGGTGATAAACTACGCGAACATCGGATACCCGATAAGGGCCCTCGTAATAATAAGGCAGAATCCCGCGCGCCCCGTCTCCGAAGAACAGTGCCACAGGGTCATCAGCATCAGCGGCGGCATAGCGCGCACCTATGAAGTAACTGGAGAGACCGACTTCATCGTCGAGGCGGTATTCAAATCGATGGAGGATATCAAAAAAATGCTGATGGATTTCGTCAAGATAGATCTGATTACAGTGACCTACATAGTTCTCAGCACATCCGAAAGCATGCCGCGGCTTATAAGAAAAAAATAAGGACGGAACTCCGCACCCCGCAAATGTAGGGCGGCGCAGCATATCCTCCTGCGCCGCCTTTTGAATCGATTTTTCGATTTTCAAAAAATCTTAAGCTACGCTTTGCCCTGAGAACGAAGATATTCCAGACTGTGGCTGAACATATAATCGATCGGCGGTTCGACGCCGAGCCACAGCCGCATCTGCTCCGCCGCCTGGTACGCGTTCATCCAGAGGCCCGAGAGCGTCGTACAGCCGCGCGCCGCCGCTTCGCGCAGCAGCTTCGTCTCCGCGGGCACGTAGACGACGTCGGCCACTATGTGCCGCGGGTCGAGCATTCCCGGGTCGAACAGCGTCTCATCGGCGTTCGGATACATGCCGACTTTCGTCGCGTGTATCACGACGTCGTACTTTTCAAGCGCCGACGCTATGCTCTTTTCCGTCATCTCTCCGATCGTGCAGACCGACGGGAAATGTCTGTCAACGCGGCTGAAAAGGGTTTCCGCGCAGAAGTAATCTCTGGCGATACAGAGCGACTTTATATCTTTGGCTCCCTCCATTGCGAGAGCGCAGGCTATTGCGGTACCGG
Encoded here:
- a CDS encoding Lrp/AsnC family transcriptional regulator, translating into MQTPDETNVKILEELFGNARATFTEIGRKVGLTGTAVRDRVRQMEEDDIICGYRPVINYANIGYPIRALVIIRQNPARPVSEEQCHRVISISGGIARTYEVTGETDFIVEAVFKSMEDIKKMLMDFVKIDLITVTYIVLSTSESMPRLIRKK
- the aroE gene encoding shikimate dehydrogenase, yielding MFNTTVDTKFFGLLGKPLSQSAAPFMQNSVYQKLGIDALYVPLELEMDQLEPVVANLENFHYAGSGVTMPFKTQVHKYLDGLADSARFTEVVNTIVFENGRKIGYNTDGTGFVLSLKNQLRLSIPEHRYLLLGAGGAGTAIACALAMEGAKDIKSLCIARDYFCAETLFSRVDRHFPSVCTIGEMTEKSIASALEKYDVVIHATKVGMYPNADETLFDPGMLDPRHIVADVVYVPAETKLLREAAARGCTTLSGLWMNAYQAAEQMRLWLGVEPPIDYMFSHSLEYLRSQGKA
- a CDS encoding L,D-transpeptidase, which produces MKKIFVLPLLALLLCAAPSFAAWSPQNGEYWIRINKEKLKLTLYRGGETVKSWPVSIGRGLGKVKTSRMDLITPTGTFTIYRVIQDASKLIYDPAWFNEEGEPSDGVYGSKLISFYNKWQIAIHGTNNPGSVGRRATHGCIRLKNRDINELVTYVKPKMKLVIVEGDGIPFSKETI